Below is a genomic region from Phycisphaerae bacterium.
GACATGGCCGTCGCCGACCCGCAGGGGACGCTGCTGACCGTCTGTGAAAACGGCTACGGCAAGCGGACCGAAATGGACGAGTACCGGACGCAAAGCCGCGGCGGTATCGGCATCATCAACATCAAGGCCTCCGAGCGCAACGGCCGCGTGGTGGCGGCCAAGACGGTGCGGGACGAGGACGAGCTGATGATGATCACCGCCAACGGCATTGTCATTCGCCTGGACCTCAAGGACATCCGCGCGATCGGGCGCAACACCCAGGGCGTTCGGCTGATCCGGGTGGACGAGGGCGACAAGCTGGTCGCGGTCGCCCGCGTCGTGCCGGAGGACGACAACGAGGAAAACGGCAACGGCGACGCCAAGGACGACGGCAACGGCAAGACGACGTCGTAGGGCCGGTCGATCCGAACGCGGCCCGAGACTACTCCGGTTGGCCCTGCGCCCCGTCCAGCATCGTCAGGTGCGACGACAGCTCCGCCGCTGAGCCGTCGAAGTAGCGGTCGATCACCGTCCGAAGGATCATCCGCCTGGCCTCCGCGGCGTCCAGAACGGTCTGGTAGCGGTCGGCCCGGCCGATCCGCATCCGCCGAAGCCATCCCTTCCGCAGCAGCACCTGGACGATAGTCAGGACAGTGGTATACGCCAGCCGGCGCCGCGGCC
It encodes:
- a CDS encoding BlaI/MecI/CopY family transcriptional regulator — encoded protein: MLQCLWTGGPMTVRQLVEALRPRRRLAYTTVLTIVQVLLRKGWLRRMRIGRADRYQTVLDAAEARRMILRTVIDRYFDGSAAELSSHLTMLDGAQGQPE